Within the Miscanthus floridulus cultivar M001 chromosome 2, ASM1932011v1, whole genome shotgun sequence genome, the region CAAACGAGCTTATCTCGGTGTTTACGCTGGTAAGGTTCTCCTTGCTTATTGCTGTAAAAAAAAGGGTTCTCCTTGCTTATGTGAGAGAGGGAGTTCGCCtcacctcaccatagagagaggcGAGCCACACGCCAACAAGATCATGTACGTATGAATGCGGGGTGAGCATTGAAGAAGGCCGAGCCTTCAACCTTCTTCTTGTAGTTCTGTACTTTTCTTCGATAAATGTTTAGTTAATTAGTTCTGTCAATGTTGATTAACGTTGTCCAAGTAGAAAATCTGTTGACTGGCCTGCACTGTGAGACCCTCGTCTGGCCCGTCATGTGATCACGGACTGGCGTCTTATGCAGCATTGAAGCAGCACAGTCTCACGGTGGTCCCTCTCGCTCTGCTCGTCACCTCTGCCGCCGCTCAGCGCAGTATTGATTTCCTCGGACATCGTGCTCCCCGACCCCGAGCAACCATCCAGCAGCACTACACTCTCCTTGCCAGTCGATCGACATTTCACTAGTTCCACACTGCCATTGGCCGGCCCATTGAGCCACCAGCAGGCGCGGGCATTTCACTAGTTCCCCTCCCGGTTAGTGTGGTGAGTGCAGCGAGCCGACGAGTGCGTCCGTGAGGTGAGATACCGAGATGGCTCAGGGAAGAAGCAGTGCAAGCGCGGGGCGAGCCATCGGCGCCACGGCGTTCGCcgttgcctgctgctgctgcgtcgtCATCGCCGACGCAGCCACCACCTACTACGTCGGGGACAGCAACGGCTGGTCCTTCAGCAGCCCCAGCTGGCCCAACGGCAAGCACTTCCGCGCCGGAGACACTCTCGGTACGTCTCCAGTAAAACCAGCACATTCTGCAATGCATGCTCAGCTCCCGTGCGCAGTGCTGCAtttggccggctgctgggcgctGAAAATGGCCAGTCCAtgctttgtgtgtgtgtgtgtgtgtggctgCAGTGTTCAGGTACATCCCCTGGATCCACAACGTGGTGGCCGTGGACGAGGACGGGTACAACGGCTGCACGACGCCGCCAGGGTCGCGGACCTACACGTCCGGCGCCGACAGCATCACGCTCACCAGGGGGGACAACTTCTTCATCTGCACCCGGTTCGGCCACTGCAACCTCGGCATGAAGCTCGTCGTCTATGCCGCGTGAGCGCCGTGGCGGCCATGATCTGTTAAAGCTAGCGACTAGTAGTATTTCGTTTGCCGTTTGCCTGCCTTCCATTAAAATTGGGGAGCCACTCGGGTGGTTTGGTGTGACTCTGTCTGTGTAATGTGTATTGTTGACGGACTGGGACACTGGGTGTGCTTGCTCAGTGCTCGGCTGCTTGCTCTTGAGTGAACTGATTTGTTTGATTTCTGCTATATTCATGTAGCCGTTGTTAATGGGCGCGTGTTTGAACATTTGCTTTCCATGACAAATCGTTTGAGATATGTAGCGGTCGAGGGCGAGCCACTACGTTTGATTTCTCTGCTTTCTTGCAGCTTGTTTATCTGAAAGGGCATTTGTGGTGGATAGCGAGGTTTCGGCTTATGCAGATCCATACTTTTTTGTGCGTGATAAAATCGGCTGCTACCACAAAAATTAAAACCAATTGCGGGTGCACGGACAAACTCGCTTGCATCCCTATTAGTAGGTACACTATTGGATCATTAGTTTTTTTAGGGATTAGGAGTATCGGGTAATTAGTTCATCCATGTAATCAACAGGACGTATAGAAATGCCAGCTGCCGTTACGGTCTTATGACCTCTATTTCGATACACTTGTTCAAAGTCTCCAAGTCTGAACATGGAAATATGGCATAAGACGAACCCGGACCACCCATCCAAGGGACTTTAGGTCCATTTCTATTTGCTAAACAAATCTCTGTACGAAGATCCTCGCGTCGAGTCTGGTTCAACTTGACCAAACTGGCTTCGATGTATCTTTGAAAACTTCATCTATGTGGCTGGATGAACTTGTCCGTCACACTCACAAGATGCTAGTGTCGGCTGCCATTTTGAAATTGGATTTCAGGAAGGCCTTTCAACTCGGTTGGGTGGCAGGTCTAGACAAAATCTTAGAGTCAAAAGTGGATAAATCGAGGTAGTGGATTGGGATTGCACAACTCTATACTCTAGTCAAACTATGATCAAATTGAATGGCGTCCCGAGCAAGTGGATACAATGCAAAAATAAAATTGGACATACCTTTTCTTTATTGTGGCGAGCAGGCTCCAACAGCTTATCTCGAAGGTGGCTTTCGAAGACGACCTCCAAGACCCGCTCATCATCAACGAGCCCGTTCCTGTAAAGTTTTACAGTATGCGGATGGCACGATGGCACACTAATAGTTACTAAGGCCATCTCAAAGAGCGCGAGCAAATGTTGGACATGTTCTCAACAAcaatcgccctgttcgtttggcttataagacgtactttttcagtcaacgaataatatttttctctcacaacaaatcagccgtcaatactttcagtcatggcttatcagccaagcgaacatgacaaATAGGGCTCTACATCACACGTTCGTCCCTATGAGCATGTGTCATTCAAAAGATGTTTTCTCTTGTTGTTATCTCCGTATCCTAGGTTTCCACGAGCTGCACCCCGTGACTTTTAGCCCATGGTGTAAATCACTCTATCACGGGATGGCGGCAGAGGCTCCTCAACCGGCTAGAAGCAGCACGTTAAATCCGTCTTGGCAAGCACTACCTCCTATGCCATGCCCTCCATCTCAGTGCCCCGAGGTACTATTGATGCATTGCATTGTAGGTGTCATGCTTTTCTCTAGACAGCAAAGATACCTGCAAGGGACGACAATGAAAGGTGGCCTAGCAAGTGGTTTGCACCAGTGAGGACAAAGGTGCGGGGTAGGCATTTGGCTTAAAAGCTTCAAAATGAGAGCCTCCTTTCAAAAACCTTCATATGGCTTCGCCAACATTCGAGCACCCTTGGCAGTGTTGGTTTCATAACAACTACGATTGACATAAAAATGACCTCGGTGACGGCCATCATAGGCTCATGGCTACACGTCTATGCAGAAGCCGTTCATCTTAAAGAGAGAAATATTTTAGGAAAAACCACTTATATCTCGTTCTTTTTAGCTATGAGCTTGTTTCTCTTTATTCTAGTTCTAATTTCAAGAACTACCAGACTAGTCAAATGGTGTTATGAAGTGATTTTGATTCACAGAGAAACAATTAGAAAAAAACTAGATGTAAAATGTTTTAAAGAAGAATCAATGTTCCTACCAAATGTACCCTTAAGTGATCTGGCTTATGAACATTTGGGTAGATGTATGTGCTCAATACAGCTGTGAATTACTTTTATCGAAAGAGAGGCGAGAGGGAACGTGTTTTTTTTTTACGTGTATAGCTCTGGTCCTTTTGTTGAAAAGGCATGGCTGAAAATAAAGCTGAAAAAAATATTGTTGGTCGCCTGAAATACGACGGGCCGGTAAGACGAGGAACAGCCGATTCATCGCTGATCCCCCGGATACATACCGCCGCCTCCGCTCGAAGACTCGAGCACCTGGTCTGCTCGCCCGGCCCCCTCCCCCGCGCGCGATTGTCTTCGCCGACGACCGTAAGCCGCCTCATCGCCGGGGAGGTCTCTCTGACTCCTCTCTAGCCCAATACACAAAACAGTTTTCTCTCCTAACCCCAGATTCGGTTTTTCCTCCAGGCCGCACAAAGATCCGTGGTGAGGAAAGCACTAGGACGTGCAGTATAATTGTGAATCGCCGGAAAAACATCCGTTGGCGGCGGCATGAATAAGCGGCCCCGCGACGACCACTCCTCCTCCTTCGCCTCCGCGCCCAAGCGCCAGTACGGCGCAGGTACTCCCTCGCCGCCTCGTCCCCCTTCCCCTCTTGCTCACCAGCCGCCCCGGCCGGCGTCGGGGCGAGGCTAGCTGCCGCGGTCGGGTTGGATGGCTAACTAGGGTTTGGGGCTTGGGTGGCAGGCGGAGGGTATGGCGCGCAGCAGGGGTACTCGGAGGAGCGGAGCAGCGCGCGGCGGGTGTCCGACCACTACAGCGCACGGTCCAACCAGACCCTCGAGGAACGCGAGAACAGCCCCATCATCTACCTCAAGAAGCTCAACAACTGAGTGGGTCTCAATTCAGTTTACCACGCCTACCCGGCCATCCCTGGATTCTTGATAAAATGGGGAACCCGTGATGTTTGATACATCCCGCCAGTGACCACGCTGACCGAGTAACTGTTCAATCTGTGTGTTTGGGCAGATCAAGAGTGTTTTAATCCAGCTGTATGCACACCCGGGCGACTGCGTTCTTGATCTTGCTTGCGGGAAGGTTAGTGGCATGTTGCGGTTGCTTTGTATAGTAGAAAGAGCAACGGTTCCTGGGCTTGAAGGTAGCGTTAACCATTAAGCTATGCTTATTTGTTTGTAATAGGGAGGTGATTTGATAAAGTGGGATAAAGCCAAGGTTGGCTACTATGTAGGGGTTGATATTGCTCAAGGCTCGGTTAGTTTCCTGTCACATGAAACATTTATTCTATGTGTACATTTGTACAAGTACACCAGAAGTTGTTATGTATTAGCTGTATATTTAGCTTCGGCATTTTGAATTGTTATCATTGATGCCTTATGAATTCTCAGTATGAACTAATCAATTGAACACTTTATGTTGTAATATCATCTGATGTGCAATATATTTTCTGTTTCTGCATCACTTTTGAGCATGGACATATAATGGCCTTACACTTTCTGACTTTCAGATAAAAGATTGCATGACTCGCTACAATGGTGACACAGATCAACAAAGAAGGAAAAAGTTCAGTTTCCCTGCATGGCTTATTTGTACTGATTGCTATGAGGTAAAGAGATGGAAGCTACTTGATTAGCCATGACTAACTTGATGGTTCGCAAACCCACTAATAGAATGAACATGTCAGGCTGTTTCGAACCATTGTTATTTTCTGTAATTATGTCAGAATGTCAGATCATATGCTAGCATGGCACCTTGCATAGAGCACTCCTGGATTTATTCATGCTCTATTGAAAAGATGATAGTATATTGTTTTATCCTTCATATCACTAAGCAGAATATAGTGCACCTCATAGTTCATTGCATGTGAAAATATCACATGCTTATCAGGGGCGGATCTACTGTAGGTGCATGGGAGTACAGTGCATGTAGACATACCCCTTACCACAAAAAATACCAAGTGTATCTCATAGTAAAGTGCATGTAGACATAACATGTCAAATATGAAGCCTAAGTGCCCAAATGAAAGAAAAACAACCCACCACACATTACTTGTTCAGATGAAAATGAGGAATGAATTGCAAGACTGATcaatttcttttctttcttccttaGGCTCGTTTGGATGAATATTTATATGAGGATGCTCCGTTTGATATATGTAGCTGTCAGGTGAGTCGTCTTGCCTTGTACTTCTAGCCCTCGAGCTTTCACTGGTCCACTGCTATTGTTGTGTGGGTCCAACTGTATCCTTCTTGTTAGTGCAGCTTTGTATTTGTTGAACCTTCTCTAAATCTGAATGGTCATGAACGCAGTCATGGTAGACAGTTATCATGTAAAGTTGTAAAAATCTTCCGTAACAAGGTGGTTAAACATTTAGTATCATTGCTTTGCACAAGAAAAGAAATGCAACTCTGATGTTCCTAAAACAAAATGTGACTAGGATGTCGAAAATGCCCTAATGCATCATCAAGTCTTCTAAACTTTTAAGTAGTAGTTACTAAAGAGTAAAGTTGTAAAAATCTTTCCGGATGTCAGAACAAGGGATTCTATTTGTTCATACGTGCTCCATTTTCAATCACTCTCTGTATATTTCAGTTTGCTTTACATTATTCATGGTCAACTGAAGCACGCGCTAGACAAGCCATGGCAAATGTGTCTGCATTACTTCGTCCTGGAGGCATTTTTATTGGGACAATGCCTGATGCCAATGTCATTATCAAAAGGCTTCGAGAATGTATGTTGCTGTAAACAACCATTGTCATCTTACATTGGTTAACTTTGTCACTGTATTTGCTGGAAGCTGTGTGACAAGTATATAAACTCTTCTGCTATGGTCAGCTGAAGGGTTGGAATTTGGAAACAGTGTTTACTGGATTAGCTTTGGCGAGGAGTACGCTGAAAAGGTAAATTTTGGtaaaatatttataatattttctcttttttctaGTATAGTAACTGATCCATTTGTTTGTTTTGATGATGGTGTAGAAATTCCCTGCATCCAGACCCTTTGGTATCAAGTACAAGTTTCACTTAGAGGTAACAGTGGGAATAGTTTTTCGTTAATATAGGCCTCATATTTCTTTTAGTTCAACATGCTTCTAATGATCATTGATCTTGGTACTAATTTCTGAATAGTCTTTTGGACTTAAATATCTATAGCCTAGTTCGGGTATGTACTCAAGTAGTTTCTGTTGTCTCAAATTAGTAGTTCCCCAGATTGGCTTCCCTTGGAGTTTCttttaaagggcgtacccagtgcagagagctcccgctctgtgcggggtctggggaagggtgtcagtggcaagccttactctcgcctgtgcaatgcgaggagaccgtgactcgaacccgggaccttccggtcacatgcggtaagactctaccgcttgcaccaggcccgcccttcttggAGTTTCTTTTGTATTTATAAAttctgaaagaaaaaaaaagtgcaGAATGGAATTTTTCTGTGACATGCAGGATGCTGTTGATTGCCCAGAATGGGTTGTTCCATTCCATCTCTTCAAATTATTGGCAGAGGAGGTATTGGGGGTTCTCTTGCTTCAACAGTCTTCTGTGCAGCCTATACCTCAACAACGCTTGTTACATATTGTCCAATGTTTTGCAGTATGATCTCGAGCTGGTTCTGATGAAGAACTTCCATGAATTTGTACACGAGTACTTGCAAAAACCAGAGTTTACCGAGCTGATGCGGAAGCTGGGTGCCCTTGGTGATGGAAGGCAGGACCAAAGTAATGTCCCTGCCAACCTTATAGATAGATTTTCTACCCCTGAATGCAGCTTACCCCCACCTCAAATCTATAACACGTAAAATGCAGGTACACTGTCGCAAGATGAGTGGGAGGTTTCCTACCTCTATCTCGCATTTGTCCTGCGGAAGGTATTGCGCAAGCAGCGCAACTCACGTGTTTTTTATTCTGTTAGCATCAGAACTGCATGCCAGTTTTTTTTTGCTAACACGTTCTACATTCACAGCGAGGGCAACCGCCTACCCAACGAAGAGCCAACAACGCAGAGGGAAGATGTTCCTCACTGAGGGTGACATCGAAGTTCTCGGGATATAAGCATGAGTGTACCCTAGGAGATTTCGCCCTAGCAGAGCTTGCTAACAGCTTCCCGATTATATGCTCCACAAGACCACAGTCCGCATAGCATGAAAGAAAGTTGTAACATTAGTGGCTCACCTGTCATTTGTTTCTCCAATCTGTATCTTCTGTATAGCTTCACATGTACTTTCTGAACTTCTTTTTGTATTGACAATGTCAATATTTAAGGATCAGTAGACTGGCATCACGCATGACGTATGTAGCTAATCTCTAACGTTGACTAGCAATTCGTCAAGTCTTCTATCTTTTTCTTCAAGAAAAACGATTCTTTTCTGCGAGTCTCTAGTTCCTGGCAGCGGAATAGAGTAAAGCGGCCCTGCTGGGTCAAAGCTTTCTTGGGCCGGAGGGCAAGTTTAGattctagaaccgcccctataaaatgTGTCTATCCACTATGAGCAAGTCTTCAGACCATAGCCTGCAGCCGCCCTCCATCCTCGTTCCCGATCTCCATTTCCAATAGAAGAGGGAGAAACCGAGGCGGCAGACATGGCGGTGTCGATCGAGCTCACCAAGGAGTACGGCTACGTCGTGCTCGTGCTGGTGGCCTATGCCTTCCTCAACTTCTGGATGAGCTTCCAGGTCGGCAAGGCCCGCAAGAAGTAAGCCCTCCGAAATCTGAATCGCTTGTCGCCATTGCTGCTTTTGTTCGCCTCCGCCCATTTCGTCAATGGATATTTGATGGTTTCCGCGGTGTTTCTTCTCTAGGTACAAGGTGTTCTACCCCACCATGTACGCCATCGAGTCGGAGAACAAGGACGCCAAGCTCTTCAACTGCGTGCAGGTGCGCCCAAGATTCTGCCATCCTCTCCCCGTGTGATTAATTGCTCGTGACTTGTGAGGGGATGATTTattgggagggagggagaggacgAGTGTCATCTAAATTCCTGCTGGTTCTTGTGTTGTTTTGAGTGCAGAGGGGGCACCAGAACTCTCTGGAGATGATGCCCACGTTCTTCGTCATGCTGCTGCTGGGCGGCCTGCAGCACCCGATCATCGCCGCCGGGCTGGGCGTCCTCTACGTCGTCGCGAGGTTCTTCTACTTCAAGGGATACGCCACCGGCATTCCGGACAACCGTCTCAAGATTGGGTAAGTTTGCTTCCGTAGTGTGGCTTGCGTCAGATGCAGAAGATGCTGATAAAATGATGAAATCTCCACGCACTTGCAGCAAAACATAAATCATATAAGGGAGAATTAACAGAGTTTAACTTGATTTCTATGTTTCCGTTTGTTATGAAATATTTATCACTCTCCAACTCTCCATGAAAATGTAGAGAGTGGTAGTCGTACACTCGTACAAGTGATCCCCACCAATTTGTAATAAATTCTCCACATCTTTAAAAGCGAGCCACGTTATCACAGATTTTTTTAATCTGCTTTATTTATGTGGTTCGAAGCTTCTGCTATATTCTATGGTTTCCTGAGTGCTGGTAGTGGGTAGGCCGTAGGTAGCCAGTGCTCGGTTCGGCAACAGTAGTCAAGGATAGCGTAACCCCATTAAGGTTTATGTAGTGCATTTGTTGGTGCTGTGGTGCATTTCTAAGGGATGAAGCCGATTATTTtactttatctaaaaaaaaatgtAGGTGTCAAGTGACTGTTGAAATGGTGCATGCTTTTTAGAAATTTGAAATGAGCGTTTGTGCTGAATTTCTGCACCATGGCGACCTTTTTTTTTCCTGAGGCCCTAGCTGCTTGTCTGGTCAAACTGTCCAGCTTCTCAATGTTCACACAAGTCATTGCTGTGGACTGAGACTTTGGCCGGTTACACCGGTAGGTGAATTGCAATTCACATGTTTGGATCACAGCTGATTTGCTATGGTTTCAGTCAACTGCTGTTCAGTATGGTTGGTAGGAatggcaaattttttttaaattttttttaggaAACTGGAGGGGTTTGCACCCCTACAGAAATTTATTGAAATAGTGCATAAAAAAGTTTACAGAGATTAATACTAGTAGGGGTTTGTTCTGATCCTAACCACTTTTGATTTAGAATAATTATTGCACACTTGCACTTTTGATTTAGAATAGCCTTAAG harbors:
- the LOC136521103 gene encoding uncharacterized protein, which translates into the protein MAVSIELTKEYGYVVLVLVAYAFLNFWMSFQVGKARKKYKVFYPTMYAIESENKDAKLFNCVQRGHQNSLEMMPTFFVMLLLGGLQHPIIAAGLGVLYVVARFFYFKGYATGIPDNRLKIGRLNFLAVFGLIICTASFGINLVVRETL
- the LOC136538359 gene encoding basic blue protein-like — encoded protein: MAQGRSSASAGRAIGATAFAVACCCCVVIADAATTYYVGDSNGWSFSSPSWPNGKHFRAGDTLVFRYIPWIHNVVAVDEDGYNGCTTPPGSRTYTSGADSITLTRGDNFFICTRFGHCNLGMKLVVYAA